A region of the Agromyces sp. CF514 genome:
CGCCCCATTCGTCGAGCCAGGCCTCGAGCTGATCGATCTCGGGCTGCTGGGCGTCCTTGATCTGCTCCGCGAGCGCGATGACCCGGTCGCCGACCCCGTCGATGGCGAGCACGGTGTCGCTCATCTCGACGGCCTGCTCGTGGTGGGGGATCATCATCTGCGCGAACATGACGTCGGCGTCGTCGAAGGCGGCGGCCGCATCGAACGACTCGGTCGAGTCGTTCCCGTGGTCCATGCCCTCCATGGAGGTGCCGGAGTCGCCGGCGGTGCAGCCGGCGAGGGCCAGGGTCGTCGCTGCGGCGGCCGCGAGCACGACGAGCGTACGTGTGGTGTTCATGGGTGATTCCTTCTCATCTGGTTACAGCTGGATCGAACGGTGCGACACGTTCGATTCAGGTGCGACTGATCGAGAGGGCGACCAGGTCGGGGCGCAGGTGGGCCGGCGGCGGACCGCCGACGAACTCGTGCACGGTGCGCAAGGCGGTGCGTGCGGTGAGGGGAGCGACGCGTCGGCGGCCGAGCAGTGCGAGCACCGAGAGCGCGACCAGCGCGACGCATCCGATCGCGAGCACGGCGCAACCGAGCATGCCGGCCATGCCGCTCATGCAGTCGGCATCGCAGGTCGGGTCGGCGATCGTTCCACCCCCACCGAGCGCGCCCAAGTCGGCGGGCAACGCGAGGTGGTGGCCGGATGCGGCGGGCGCGGGCATCGCGGATGACGCCGTATGGTGCGGTGCCGCATCGGCGGGCGCCGCGCCGAGCGCGTGCATGCCGAGCAGTCCGATGATGATCGCCACGACGCCGAGCAGGCGGGAGGCGAACGCGTGCGGCATGCTCGGCCCCTCCGTTCGCATGACGGATGCCGCGGCATCCGCTCGATCGATACCCCGAGAGGGTATCACCGTGCGTTGGAGGAAGGCCGCCTCACGCGTCGCGCGCGCAGCGGAACCCGATGTGCGACATGCCCGTGTCCTCGGTCTGCGGCGAACGCGCGGCAGGCCGGAACCGCAGGCAGTAGTCGGGCGAGCAGAGGTGCGACCCGCCCTTGAGCACGCGCCGCGGAGTGCCGGCGAAGCCCTCCTGGGCGCTCGCCGCAGCGAGCAGGTTCTCGCGCCTGCCCGCATCGACGGGGGAGTCCGAGAGGCGCAGGTGCCGGGGCGTGTAGTAGTCGCTCGTCCACTCCCAGGTGTTGCCGATCATGTCGAAGAGCCCGTAGCCGTTGGCCGGGTACGAGCCGACCGGGGCCGTGCCGCCGACGCCCTGGTTGTCGTACGGAAACCGCCCGAGCCACGAGTTCGCCTGCGGTACGCCATCGGGATACGGCTCGTCGCCCCACGCGAAGCGCGCACCGTCGACGCCGCCTCGGGCGGCGTACTCGTGCTCGGCCTCGGTGGGCAGTCGCTTGCCCGCCCAGGTCGCGTAGGCCGTGGCATCCTCGAACGCGATGTGCACGACCGGATGCCGCAGCCGGTCGTCGATGCCCGACCCGGGTCCGAACGGGGCGCGCCAGTAGGCCGCCGGCTGCCAGCGCCACCAGTTGCGCCAGTTGCGGAGGTCCACCGGGCCGGCGGTGGGCGTGAACACCATGGCGCCGGGCACGAGGTCGGCGGGGTCGGCACCGGGGAAGTCGCGCGGATCCATGGGGCGTTCGGCGACCGTGACGTAGCCCGTCTCGTCGACGAACCGGGCGTACTCCTCGTTCGTGACCGCATACCGGTCGATGCGGAAGTCCTCGACCACCCGTTCGTGCACGGGTCGCTCGTCGGGGTAGAACTCGTCGCTGCCCATGCGGAAGGTTCCCCCGGTGA
Encoded here:
- a CDS encoding DUF305 domain-containing protein yields the protein MNTTRTLVVLAAAAATTLALAGCTAGDSGTSMEGMDHGNDSTESFDAAAAFDDADVMFAQMMIPHHEQAVEMSDTVLAIDGVGDRVIALAEQIKDAQQPEIDQLEAWLDEWGAGAGDSDGMADMGHGDGMMTADDLASLEAATGDDASRLFLEQMIVHHEGAIDMAEAEVADGEHAGAVEMARSIVETQAAEIDEMRDILATL
- a CDS encoding formylglycine-generating enzyme family protein, with protein sequence MVLITGGTFRMGSDEFYPDERPVHERVVEDFRIDRYAVTNEEYARFVDETGYVTVAERPMDPRDFPGADPADLVPGAMVFTPTAGPVDLRNWRNWWRWQPAAYWRAPFGPGSGIDDRLRHPVVHIAFEDATAYATWAGKRLPTEAEHEYAARGGVDGARFAWGDEPYPDGVPQANSWLGRFPYDNQGVGGTAPVGSYPANGYGLFDMIGNTWEWTSDYYTPRHLRLSDSPVDAGRRENLLAAASAQEGFAGTPRRVLKGGSHLCSPDYCLRFRPAARSPQTEDTGMSHIGFRCARDA